From Brucella pseudogrignonensis, a single genomic window includes:
- a CDS encoding isobutyryl-CoA dehydrogenase, producing MDTGDQNQFELNDDQRAIQDMARGFASDFVAPYALQWDRDKHFPIDVIKETGPLGMGGIYVREDVGGSALKRSDAVLIFEALAEACPAFSAFISIHNMAAWMIDTFGDESQRQAFMPKLTSMEWLASYCLTEPGSGSDAAALRTRAERDGDHYILNGTKQFISGAGATDLYVTMVRTGEDGPKGISTIVVPKDAPGLSFGTNEHKMGWNMQPTRTVIFDNCRVPVANRLGDEGTGFRIAMAGLDGGRLNIAACSLGGAQSALNKALEYTGQRKAFGKTIDQFQALQFRLADMETELSAARQLLYTAASKLSRKTHDAGKWSAMAKRFVTDTGFNVTNDALQLLGGYGYLHDYGVEKLVRDLRVHQILEGTNEIMRVIIARQMIGR from the coding sequence ATGGATACTGGCGACCAGAACCAGTTTGAACTCAATGACGATCAACGCGCCATTCAGGATATGGCGCGTGGCTTCGCATCGGATTTTGTTGCGCCCTATGCCCTGCAATGGGATCGCGACAAGCATTTCCCGATTGACGTCATAAAGGAAACCGGCCCGCTCGGCATGGGCGGTATTTATGTTCGCGAAGACGTCGGCGGATCTGCACTCAAACGGTCAGATGCCGTCCTTATTTTCGAGGCATTGGCCGAGGCTTGCCCCGCTTTCTCAGCCTTTATATCCATTCACAATATGGCAGCATGGATGATCGATACGTTTGGTGATGAAAGCCAACGTCAGGCGTTTATGCCCAAACTCACGTCGATGGAATGGCTTGCCAGCTATTGCCTGACTGAACCGGGTTCAGGCTCCGATGCAGCCGCGCTTCGCACCCGCGCAGAGCGCGATGGCGATCATTATATACTCAATGGCACCAAGCAGTTTATTTCCGGTGCGGGCGCCACCGATCTTTATGTAACTATGGTGCGTACCGGCGAGGACGGCCCGAAAGGAATTTCCACCATCGTTGTGCCGAAAGATGCGCCCGGCCTTTCCTTTGGCACCAATGAGCACAAAATGGGCTGGAATATGCAGCCCACCCGAACAGTGATTTTCGACAATTGCCGCGTGCCTGTCGCCAACCGTCTGGGTGATGAAGGTACGGGCTTCCGAATCGCCATGGCCGGCCTTGACGGTGGACGACTGAACATCGCCGCCTGCTCGCTGGGTGGCGCACAATCTGCACTCAATAAAGCACTGGAATATACGGGGCAGCGTAAAGCTTTCGGAAAGACAATCGATCAATTTCAAGCTTTGCAGTTTCGTCTAGCAGATATGGAGACCGAACTCTCGGCAGCAAGACAGCTTCTTTACACTGCCGCGAGCAAACTCAGCCGCAAGACGCATGATGCTGGCAAATGGTCGGCCATGGCCAAGCGCTTTGTAACGGACACAGGCTTTAACGTCACCAATGACGCGCTGCAGCTTTTGGGCGGCTATGGCTATCTTCACGATTACGGCGTCGAGAAACTTGTCCGCGATCTGCGCGTTCATCAGATTCTTGAAGGCACCAACGAAATCATGCGCGTCATCATAGCACGCCAGATGATCGGGCGCTGA
- the mmsB gene encoding 3-hydroxyisobutyrate dehydrogenase: MATIAFIGLGNMGGPMAANLVKAGHKVIGFDLLPAHLEEAKANGLEVAASAAEAASNVDAIITMLPAGKHVLSVYEDIAPKARKDSLFIDSSTIDVDSARKAHEIAAQYGHLSVDAPVSGGTGGAAAGTLTFMAGGSDNAFAKAEPLLHPMAGKIVHCGGDGAGQAAKICNNMILGISMIGVSEAFVLAEKLGLSHQALFDVASTSSGQCWSLTTYCPVPGPVPTSPANRDYQPGFAAALMLKDLKLSQEAAKSAGAATPLGAHAEEIYERFGNDGHGGDDFSGIINYLRSIKA; encoded by the coding sequence ATGGCCACTATCGCTTTTATCGGCCTCGGCAATATGGGCGGCCCGATGGCCGCCAATCTGGTGAAAGCCGGTCACAAGGTCATAGGCTTTGATCTGCTGCCTGCCCACCTGGAAGAAGCCAAAGCCAACGGGCTTGAGGTCGCGGCAAGCGCCGCCGAAGCTGCAAGCAATGTCGATGCAATTATCACCATGCTGCCTGCTGGCAAACATGTTCTTTCTGTTTATGAAGACATCGCGCCTAAGGCTCGTAAAGACTCACTTTTCATCGATAGTTCAACAATTGACGTTGATTCGGCACGCAAAGCGCACGAGATAGCAGCGCAGTATGGCCATCTCTCTGTTGATGCACCGGTTTCGGGCGGCACAGGTGGCGCCGCAGCAGGTACCCTCACTTTTATGGCGGGTGGCAGTGATAATGCCTTTGCAAAGGCTGAGCCGCTTCTTCACCCAATGGCTGGCAAGATCGTGCATTGCGGCGGCGATGGTGCAGGTCAGGCAGCAAAAATCTGTAATAATATGATTCTCGGCATTTCGATGATTGGGGTCAGCGAAGCTTTTGTTCTGGCTGAAAAACTCGGACTGTCACATCAGGCACTGTTTGATGTGGCTTCCACTTCTTCTGGTCAATGCTGGTCGCTGACGACCTATTGCCCAGTGCCCGGACCAGTACCGACATCCCCGGCCAACCGTGATTACCAGCCCGGATTTGCAGCGGCACTCATGCTCAAAGACCTAAAACTTTCGCAAGAAGCTGCAAAAAGTGCAGGCGCAGCCACCCCATTGGGCGCGCATGCAGAAGAGATTTACGAGCGCTTCGGTAATGATGGACACGGCGGAGACGATTTTTCCGGCATCATCAATTATTTACGCTCGATAAAAGCGTAA
- a CDS encoding glycosyltransferase family 39 protein — MENLSLTTLNPIASSSTDKTLFGLPLAVVFILCYFAFQALLVTVVSNGAGLDDAEQLANISYLDWGYGGSQPPLYTWITSLTSSVLGTSMLTLQIVKFGLLASLFASVYGGMRLLGFSNLVASASMLGLFLIPQIGWESQRALTHSVASTSGCAWAFLTFAWYMRARSVVSAAAFGVAMAAAVLGKFNASLFILMLVITALSIPEYRKALISKLSLITIATFALCVSPTAIWMLAHKSSVIARSEKLQIGASGNLFVDRLQGVISFAEAAFLFSILILAIAGIISLIHYRKRTTAKTPFTAGEQLMRRLLIVGILIVFTGVIIAGVSNIKDRWLQPVLFLTPATIACLFSQYRRDSRALIDFALISTAFALIVPAVLAYYLNYGSSNPPYGQLDYRGLYEEIHKDGNFKTIITDYPQIAGNFRLFDPSIEVIHPETPYGASKASSDVLVMWFGDTTPNARVSPLINEARINPPATGISTKDIIYLTRPDQHLTVSYFLKK; from the coding sequence TTGGAAAACTTAAGTTTGACTACTCTCAATCCAATAGCCTCGTCTTCAACTGACAAAACCCTCTTCGGCCTTCCGTTGGCCGTCGTCTTTATTCTGTGCTACTTCGCCTTTCAAGCGCTACTGGTAACTGTCGTCTCCAACGGCGCGGGCCTTGATGACGCGGAACAACTGGCGAATATCAGCTACCTGGATTGGGGATATGGCGGATCTCAGCCGCCTCTTTATACATGGATAACAAGCCTTACGTCATCCGTGCTTGGAACTTCCATGCTGACACTTCAGATCGTCAAGTTCGGATTGTTGGCAAGCTTATTCGCAAGCGTTTATGGCGGAATGCGGCTGCTCGGCTTTTCCAATTTGGTTGCATCTGCATCAATGCTGGGACTGTTTCTCATTCCGCAAATCGGTTGGGAATCTCAGCGCGCACTCACACATTCAGTTGCAAGCACATCCGGTTGCGCTTGGGCTTTCCTCACTTTTGCATGGTATATGCGCGCTCGTAGCGTAGTATCGGCAGCAGCATTCGGCGTTGCGATGGCGGCAGCAGTGCTTGGAAAGTTCAACGCTTCTCTCTTCATCCTGATGCTGGTGATCACTGCACTATCCATCCCTGAATATCGTAAAGCACTGATTTCCAAGCTGTCTCTCATCACCATAGCCACTTTTGCTCTTTGTGTATCGCCCACTGCCATCTGGATGCTTGCGCATAAGTCAAGTGTCATTGCCCGTTCTGAAAAACTTCAAATCGGCGCATCAGGCAATCTGTTTGTCGACCGCTTGCAGGGCGTCATTAGCTTTGCAGAAGCTGCGTTTTTGTTTTCTATTTTGATATTGGCTATTGCCGGTATTATTTCGCTCATTCATTACCGCAAACGAACCACGGCAAAAACACCATTCACAGCTGGTGAACAGCTTATGCGTCGGCTTCTCATCGTTGGGATTTTAATTGTTTTTACAGGCGTGATAATTGCCGGCGTTAGCAATATAAAAGATCGCTGGTTACAGCCTGTTCTGTTTTTAACGCCTGCAACTATCGCCTGTTTGTTTTCACAATATCGAAGAGACAGTCGAGCGCTTATCGACTTTGCTCTAATTAGTACGGCTTTTGCCCTGATTGTTCCGGCGGTTCTCGCCTACTACCTCAATTATGGGTCCAGTAATCCGCCTTATGGGCAGCTAGATTATCGCGGGCTTTATGAAGAGATTCATAAAGATGGAAACTTCAAAACGATCATTACCGACTATCCGCAGATTGCAGGAAATTTCCGACTTTTTGATCCATCAATTGAAGTAATTCATCCGGAAACTCCCTATGGCGCCTCCAAAGCTTCCAGCGATGTGCTTGTAATGTGGTTTGGTGACACCACACCCAATGCACGTGTATCACCACTTATCAATGAAGCGCGGATCAACCCGCCAGCAACAGGCATAAGCACAAAAGATATCATCTATCTCACGCGACCAGATCAACACCTCACTGTCAGTTATTTTTTAAAGAAATAA
- a CDS encoding entericidin A/B family lipoprotein: MKLSRIVPVAIVLCAFTLASCANTVRGVGRDVKSTAHAVQETVE; this comes from the coding sequence ATGAAGCTATCTCGTATCGTTCCTGTTGCTATTGTCCTTTGCGCATTCACGTTAGCTTCCTGTGCTAATACGGTTCGCGGTGTAGGGCGCGATGTGAAGAGCACTGCGCATGCTGTTCAAGAAACAGTTGAGTAA
- a CDS encoding LysR substrate-binding domain-containing protein has product MTAPVQHPMPMLDIDVLRTFAAIADTGSFSAAANVVFRTPSAVSMQIKKLEEQIGVVVFDRDARSVTLTSDGEMLLGYARRLLALNREAVAKFLAPTITGVVRLGSPDDIGECVLPLVLKRFAETHPGVTVDVVIDQSTNLRKRLDERRLDVTLVNLSHTVPSKGDIEVLLDEELVWAGAKCGTAYRRDPLPLSIWEEGCAWRGNALEALESSGRQYRIAYMSSHSTGQRAAIQADLAIAPFGKTLLGEGIVALGPEHGLPELGRYQLGMIIRPDVGPHIQVVADHLRNVFESYRRSGRFETLRSGWSNLAAVCG; this is encoded by the coding sequence ATGACAGCGCCGGTTCAGCATCCCATGCCTATGCTCGACATTGATGTGTTGCGTACATTCGCGGCTATCGCAGACACTGGCAGTTTTTCTGCCGCCGCGAATGTCGTGTTTCGCACACCCTCAGCAGTCTCGATGCAAATCAAGAAGCTTGAAGAGCAAATAGGCGTTGTTGTGTTTGATCGCGATGCGCGGTCTGTGACATTGACCAGCGATGGCGAGATGCTTCTAGGCTATGCACGGCGGCTGCTGGCTCTCAATCGTGAAGCCGTCGCTAAATTTCTGGCTCCTACGATTACGGGTGTTGTTCGTCTGGGATCGCCGGATGATATTGGCGAATGTGTTTTGCCGTTGGTGTTGAAACGATTTGCCGAGACACATCCCGGTGTCACGGTTGATGTGGTGATTGATCAAAGCACCAATCTGCGTAAGCGTCTGGACGAGCGGCGTCTGGACGTTACGCTCGTTAACCTCTCCCATACTGTTCCAAGCAAAGGCGACATTGAAGTTTTGCTTGATGAGGAGCTTGTCTGGGCGGGTGCGAAATGTGGAACGGCCTATCGTCGCGATCCGCTGCCGCTTTCAATATGGGAAGAGGGCTGTGCATGGCGCGGCAATGCGCTGGAAGCGTTGGAGAGCTCGGGTCGTCAGTATCGCATTGCCTATATGAGTTCACACTCAACGGGGCAGCGTGCGGCAATACAAGCTGATCTTGCGATTGCACCGTTTGGTAAGACGCTACTTGGTGAAGGCATTGTTGCGCTCGGCCCTGAACATGGTTTGCCGGAATTGGGACGTTATCAGCTTGGAATGATCATTCGTCCGGATGTAGGGCCGCATATTCAGGTTGTGGCGGATCATCTGCGCAATGTCTTTGAATCTTATCGCCGCAGTGGTCGGTTTGAAACTTTGCGTTCGGGTTGGAGTAACCTTGCAGCGGTTTGTGGCTAA
- a CDS encoding DUF1127 domain-containing protein has translation MSLQCEALQNECRLRSSLIPSWLKANLATFNEFYSNWKYHRRVKRSRRALEALPEHILHDIGWPCVDDRLPAPTLKAERR, from the coding sequence ATGAGCCTTCAATGTGAAGCATTGCAAAACGAATGTAGGTTACGCTCGTCTTTGATCCCAAGCTGGCTCAAGGCAAACCTAGCAACATTCAACGAATTTTATTCCAACTGGAAATACCATCGACGCGTTAAAAGGAGCCGCAGGGCATTGGAGGCTTTGCCCGAACACATTCTTCACGATATCGGCTGGCCTTGCGTTGATGATCGGCTGCCTGCTCCAACACTGAAAGCCGAAAGGCGTTAG
- a CDS encoding GlxA family transcriptional regulator, whose product MIEASSIKRSIVFFLVPDFSMIAFATAIEPLRIANRMLGYEAYRWRLTSSDGKPVKASNGVECAVNASLEDERRFLQREQRPSMVFVCSGVYVEEFRNKSVFAWLREEYNRGVAVGGLCTGAHILAAAGLLSGKRCAIHWENLPGFSEAFPKAEVYADLFEVDGNIYTCAGGTAALDMMLKLIGDDFDDNLVNRICEQALTDRVRNPHDRQRLPLRARLGIQNSKILTIIEMMEANLSEPETLIDVAHSIGLSRRQVERLFRQEMGRSPARYYLEIRLDRARHLLLQSSMPVVEVAVACGFVSASHFSKCYRELYGRSPQQERADRKMLIAA is encoded by the coding sequence ATGATTGAAGCTTCATCGATTAAGCGATCTATTGTTTTTTTTCTGGTGCCGGACTTTTCGATGATCGCATTTGCGACAGCGATTGAACCGCTGCGCATTGCCAATCGCATGCTGGGCTATGAAGCCTATCGCTGGCGGCTCACATCAAGTGATGGCAAGCCGGTCAAAGCATCGAACGGTGTAGAATGCGCCGTCAACGCTTCACTGGAAGACGAACGTCGTTTCCTTCAGCGTGAGCAACGGCCATCCATGGTCTTCGTTTGCTCAGGCGTTTACGTTGAAGAGTTCCGCAACAAGTCTGTCTTTGCCTGGCTACGTGAAGAATATAATCGCGGCGTAGCGGTGGGCGGCCTCTGCACGGGCGCGCATATTCTAGCCGCCGCAGGTCTCCTCTCCGGCAAACGATGCGCGATACACTGGGAAAACCTGCCAGGGTTCTCCGAAGCTTTTCCGAAAGCAGAAGTTTATGCCGACCTCTTTGAGGTGGACGGCAATATTTACACATGCGCTGGTGGCACAGCAGCACTCGATATGATGCTGAAACTGATTGGCGATGACTTTGATGACAATCTGGTGAATCGTATCTGCGAACAGGCACTAACCGACCGCGTCCGCAATCCACATGATCGTCAGCGCCTGCCACTGCGTGCGCGCCTTGGCATTCAAAACTCAAAAATTCTCACCATCATCGAAATGATGGAGGCCAATCTTTCCGAGCCGGAAACTCTCATTGATGTGGCGCATAGTATAGGTCTATCGCGCCGTCAGGTTGAACGGCTGTTCCGGCAGGAAATGGGCCGTTCACCGGCCAGATATTATCTTGAAATACGTCTTGATCGGGCGCGGCATCTTCTATTGCAGTCCTCTATGCCGGTGGTGGAAGTGGCTGTTGCATGCGGGTTTGTGTCCGCGTCGCATTTTTCCAAGTGTTACCGCGAACTTTATGGCCGTTCACCACAGCAGGAGCGAGCTGATCGTAAAATGCTTATAGCAGCATGA
- a CDS encoding FAD-dependent oxidoreductase, with product MAEFPKKAKVVIVGLGGIVGASVVHHLIERGWDDIVGIDKSGIPTDIGSTAHASDFCYATSHDFLSCWTTLYSIDFYEKMGHYARVGGIEIARVGDDSRMEELKRKVASGKAFGTRVRLMEPSEVKEKFPLIEESLVQGALWDPDAGLVIPRSQTVAGKLVDQAEAAGKLQSFANTPAQSLIVENGRIKGVVTHRGTIEADYVVICAGLWGRLIAEMVGEDLPVMPIDHPLTFFGPYNEFAGTGKEIGWPLLRDQGNSAYMRDTGDPKTAEGGQIEWGYYEETNPRLCHPRDLLEKHEARLSPSQRDLDMEQVLEPLERAIELTPILGELGYNESHSFNGFLQVTTDGGPSMGESQKVRGLWYAVAIWVKDGPGMGKLIADWMTDGRTSIDHHAIDYSRFYPHQMTEQFIWDRCTETAMKVYNPAVHPREPFSKGRNIRRSPFYEREKELGGYFMELGGWERAHGYAANEHLLEKYGDRIPVRENEWDNRHFWRVSNAEHLALSEDCGIINLSHFAMYDIEGPDHVDLMEWLCAAKIGGDANIGKGIYTHFLDSEGMVRADFTAIRMADRIRMINGADAGPRDFHYMRRVAEDKGFDVTITDVTEKYVTIGIWGPNARENLKKVVEDPDGLDPENFAFAAIKPIRIAGKDVTAFRISYVGEQGWELHMRYEDGLAVWDALRSTGAIAVGVETYANTRRMEKSLRLQNADLLTEYNLLEADLARPKVKEADFCGKAKHLEYKAREHQPAMLCTLVMSENVDSKGVARYPVGILPVLDPETGETLVDELGRRSFTSSIAYGPTIGKNIALAYLPWSYCQEGRKLNVEYFGETYPVEVVSIGYKPLYDPENLKPRS from the coding sequence ATGGCAGAGTTTCCTAAGAAGGCAAAAGTCGTCATTGTCGGACTTGGCGGCATCGTCGGTGCATCGGTCGTCCACCACCTGATTGAGCGCGGTTGGGACGACATTGTCGGCATTGATAAATCCGGTATTCCGACGGATATCGGCTCCACAGCACATGCTTCCGATTTCTGTTATGCGACCAGTCACGACTTTCTATCGTGTTGGACCACGCTTTACTCCATCGATTTCTACGAAAAGATGGGGCATTACGCCCGTGTCGGCGGCATCGAAATAGCTCGCGTCGGTGATGATTCCCGCATGGAAGAGCTGAAGCGCAAGGTCGCATCTGGCAAAGCCTTTGGCACTCGCGTTCGACTGATGGAGCCATCCGAAGTCAAAGAGAAGTTCCCACTCATCGAAGAAAGCCTCGTTCAGGGCGCTCTTTGGGATCCCGATGCGGGCCTTGTCATTCCACGGTCACAAACCGTTGCTGGCAAGCTGGTCGATCAGGCAGAAGCCGCTGGCAAACTACAGAGCTTTGCGAATACGCCCGCTCAGTCACTCATTGTTGAAAATGGACGCATCAAAGGTGTTGTTACGCATCGCGGAACTATAGAAGCGGATTATGTCGTTATTTGTGCCGGACTTTGGGGCCGCTTGATTGCCGAAATGGTTGGTGAAGACCTGCCAGTCATGCCGATCGATCATCCGCTCACCTTTTTCGGACCCTATAATGAGTTTGCAGGCACCGGCAAGGAAATCGGCTGGCCGCTTCTGCGCGATCAGGGCAATTCTGCCTATATGCGCGACACGGGCGACCCAAAGACTGCCGAAGGCGGGCAAATCGAGTGGGGCTATTACGAGGAAACCAATCCGCGCCTTTGCCACCCTCGTGATCTGCTTGAAAAGCACGAAGCCCGCCTGTCGCCCTCGCAGCGCGATCTCGATATGGAACAGGTACTCGAACCACTCGAACGCGCCATTGAATTGACACCCATTCTGGGCGAACTCGGCTATAATGAAAGCCATTCCTTCAACGGCTTTTTGCAGGTGACGACCGATGGTGGCCCATCGATGGGCGAAAGCCAGAAGGTGCGCGGTCTCTGGTACGCGGTTGCAATATGGGTCAAGGACGGCCCCGGCATGGGCAAGCTCATTGCCGATTGGATGACCGATGGCCGGACGTCAATTGATCATCATGCCATCGACTATTCGCGCTTTTATCCGCATCAAATGACGGAGCAGTTCATCTGGGATCGCTGCACCGAAACCGCGATGAAGGTCTATAATCCAGCAGTCCATCCGCGTGAGCCATTCTCCAAAGGCCGCAACATTCGCCGCTCACCTTTCTATGAGCGTGAAAAAGAACTCGGCGGCTACTTCATGGAGCTAGGCGGCTGGGAGCGGGCGCATGGCTATGCGGCCAATGAACATCTGCTGGAAAAATATGGTGACCGCATTCCCGTCCGCGAAAATGAATGGGATAACCGCCATTTCTGGCGTGTCTCCAATGCCGAACATCTCGCATTGAGCGAAGATTGCGGCATTATCAATCTCTCGCACTTCGCCATGTATGACATTGAAGGCCCGGACCATGTCGACCTGATGGAATGGCTTTGTGCTGCCAAAATTGGCGGCGATGCGAATATCGGCAAAGGCATTTACACACACTTCCTCGACAGTGAAGGCATGGTGCGCGCCGATTTTACCGCAATCCGCATGGCTGACCGCATTCGTATGATCAACGGTGCAGATGCTGGTCCCCGCGATTTCCATTACATGCGCCGGGTTGCTGAGGATAAAGGCTTTGATGTCACCATCACCGATGTGACGGAAAAATACGTCACCATTGGCATTTGGGGACCGAATGCTCGCGAAAATCTCAAAAAAGTTGTCGAAGACCCGGATGGTCTTGATCCCGAAAACTTCGCTTTTGCAGCGATCAAGCCAATCCGCATTGCAGGTAAAGACGTTACCGCGTTCCGTATTTCCTATGTCGGCGAACAGGGCTGGGAATTGCACATGCGTTACGAAGACGGGCTTGCCGTCTGGGATGCGCTGCGCTCAACGGGTGCTATTGCTGTTGGCGTTGAAACCTACGCCAATACACGCCGCATGGAAAAAAGTCTGCGTCTTCAAAATGCAGACCTGCTCACGGAATATAACCTGTTGGAAGCCGACCTTGCCCGCCCGAAGGTTAAGGAAGCAGACTTCTGTGGCAAGGCAAAGCACCTTGAATATAAAGCTCGCGAACATCAGCCAGCAATGCTCTGCACGTTGGTCATGAGCGAGAATGTCGATTCCAAAGGCGTTGCACGCTATCCGGTCGGCATTTTGCCGGTGCTCGATCCTGAAACAGGTGAAACACTTGTCGATGAACTCGGTCGTCGCTCTTTCACATCGTCCATCGCCTATGGACCAACCATTGGCAAAAATATCGCGCTCGCCTATCTGCCATGGTCCTATTGTCAGGAAGGCCGCAAGCTGAATGTGGAATATTTTGGCGAGACCTACCCTGTCGAAGTCGTATCGATTGGTTATAAACCGCTTTACGACCCCGAAAATCTTAAGCCGCGAAGCTAA